One Paraglaciecola mesophila genomic region harbors:
- the rpsU gene encoding 30S ribosomal protein S21, with product MPIVKVRENEPFDVALRRFKRSCEKAGVLSEVRRREFFEKPTWERKRKKAAAKKRLLKKLSRENARRIRLY from the coding sequence GAAAACGAACCATTTGACGTAGCGTTGCGTCGTTTTAAACGTTCATGTGAAAAAGCAGGTGTTCTTTCTGAAGTTCGTCGTCGCGAATTTTTTGAAAAGCCTACTTGGGAACGTAAGCGTAAAAAAGCAGCTGCTAAAAAACGTCTTTTGAAGAAGTTGTCTCGCGAAAACGCACGTCGCATCAGATTGTACTAA